From the genome of Platichthys flesus chromosome 10, fPlaFle2.1, whole genome shotgun sequence:
ttggacgagagagagaggaggtcagagcagAGGTCATCCAGTTACAGCGCAGAAACGGTGTAGACGCAGAGACAAATCCATCAGCGCCTGTGGAAACGCCACAGCTGTGAAACTGTCAAACAGGGGTCAGTGGGTGTTGATGTGGTCGGAGCAGGTGCTGCTGACTGTGGGAGCCCCATAAAGAGCGGTGGAGCCAGTCCCCCCTGACCCCACGCCGCGGCCCGACGTACAGCAGCACCAGGCGGCACCCTTCCCGCCCGACCCCAACCCCAGCGGAGCCAGCATGCCTTCCACATGTGTCACCTCAAGtgctgcccctcctcctcctcctcttcctccaatAGCTCCCCAATCCTGAGTAAACCGTCAAGGCTATCCCTCGGCAAAGGAAAATATTATTCCCCTTCTCCGAAAACCCCGGCAAGTGAAATGTGGTCTCATCTGACGGAGCGACACAACGTTTGCATGTGAATTACATAATTGTTATGGTTTGCGAGAGCTAAAGCCCCTTAACTCGTACCACATGACGAATCTGTCGCTCTTAATTTGAGCTCGAAATGGAGACAAATTTCCAGAGTCAGGCCCTTTTTCAAGGAACAGAAGATTCGTCTCTGCCGTCCCCTGAGATTTCAGATAGACCAGAGTGAGAAATGGGACCTGATACAACACAGGCCTTTAACGCTCGgtgtcctctctctgttttccagaAACGCCTGGTATGAAGACGGCAGGCTGCTCCTGATCCTTGTCACCATCTGTGTTGTTCTACCTTTGTCAATATTGCCAAGAATTGGTAAGTCTATCAAGCTGTATTTTTCTGCTCCGACTCATTTCAAACATTATTTCTTACCAGATATGTCTCTTATCGTTTCAGGCTTCCTGGGATACACCAGCAGCATAGCTTTCTTCTTCATGCTGTACTTTACAGTTGTGGTAAGTGTTATTATCGCCCTtaaaatttttatttttctttacgTCATCACTCATATTTATCTATTCTGATGTTTCCAGATAGTGGTGAAGAAATGGTCCAtcccctgccccctgcctcaCAATCTGACCACGCTTTCAGGAGCCTTCCAGGTAACAGCAAACCCCATTTCCTCCCCTGCttatctacacaaacacacatacatgagaTACCCCAGGTCTGAGGTGGGTAGTCTGGAGCAGACGGTCACGGCCACAGGATTAGGAGGAAAAACCCAGAGGATTGAGTTGACTGATTGGGTCCGCTCTGGCTGATGAGGACCAGAGGAGCTTGTGCAGCTCTCTGCACGGTGACTGATGCCAGTCCTGAGGGGAAGGAAGTGCAGGTGACCTCGCCTGAGCCTGGAAGTGAACTCCGACCTATAGAAATTATACAGACCGTGCTATAACTTCAGACCTGGCATCAGTTAATTGTTTTCCTTCCAGCTCAGACACAGGCAACGGAATTCATCTGCATGTTTCTTTCCGTTTGCAGCATCACTGCAGAAGTCAGAAATAACCcgctccctcttctccccttgTTTTCTCCAGGTGTCAAATTCCACCGACCCAGAGTGCACGCCCAAACTCTTTGTCATCTCCAGCGAGGTACGTTTATACAAccgctgttttctttttgctgcaCATGCACAACCTGTGAGGTGGCAGTGACGAGCTGCAGAAAGTAGGTCCGTCTTTAACTCTGCTGACAAGTCCCACTCCCTACCTATGAAGGATGGGCTGCACATGTACGCAACTCATGCTAGCTGATGCAGCTGCCTCTGACATGTATGTTACACATAAAGGTCAAATGTACATGTGGCACGCAGAATTACACACAAAGCACATGTTGGTTCCAGTTGTTCAGATGCTGTTTTGACACCAGATCCTTGAAACTTGCACTGGCGTGGTATTTAGAGATGCATATTTACGTTTGAGTGAATAAATCTTGCTCAGAAATGTGACCCAGATGGTGATCGCTATGGCGCAAGCTATACCTTGACCCCTCTGCCCCCTCTGTAAGCTGATCATTTGTTAACGATGGCTTGTGTGTTGCAGAGCGCCTACGCCATCCCAACCATGGCCTTCTCCTTCCTGTGCCACACGGCCATCCTGCCAATCTACTGCGAACTGGACCGGTCAGCACTGCAGCCTCTCAGCTTTGCCTTTACATCCACTTTCAGGTTTAAATGTCTGACTCATTATTCACCATCTGCTGTAATAACGTGCGATGTCTCCGTGTGTCTTTCAGACCTTCTAAGGTCAGGATGCAGAACGTCACAAACGTCAGCATCAGCCTCAGCTTCCTGGTTTACCTCATCTCTGCACTGTTTGGCTACCTCACCTTCTATGGTAAGCCTGCAGGGACAAACATCACAGAGTGAAACAAACGACTGCAGCTACTTTTCAAAATATTCTGTCACATCTGTTCACATCATGGCCTcactctccctgtctccctctcaaaGCCCAGGtgaactctgagctgctgctcggCTACGACATGTACTTGCCGCGGGACATCATGGTGATGACGGTTCGAATAGCCATCCTCCTCTCCGTGTTGCTGACTGTCCCGCTCATTCATTTCCCTGTGAGTAAACAGACGACATGATACAAGCAAACACTACGGAATATGATCCCAATTTTTCTTTTGCCCATTTCAGATTCCTTGTTCAAATCTGCAAATGTAATGGCTGTCAGTGTTTtatacaacagttttttttttttaaatctgttccaAGTCAATTCGATTGTTGTCTTATTTTAAATAAGCTATATACTCTGTTATTTTGGGTGTTTTTACATCACCTTTGAATGAGtatttctcagtttttttttattaattattaaattcaCAGATTTCTactatttttacattttgtcccCTTTTAAAGGAACTTAATTACAGacaatttacatatttatgtatttgttttgcatctttGGAAAACCCGACCAACGCTTTCACAACTTCCAAACAGGTTCAGCTGTATGTAAATAACAATACACTATAAGGCAGTGGTAAGCAGATATATGTTCATTCATGTATCTGTCTAAACATAAAGCACATAGTGTTTAGCCTGAGGTGTATAAACAGGTGATGACAGATGCTATAATAAAACTCAGGAGTAATGATATGTTAGATGTCTTCAGATGATGGATTTGTTTTGAACGAGCctcttcactgtgtttgtgctccAGGCCCGTAAAGCTCTCATCttgctgctctgtggaggacGTCCTTTCTCCTGGCTGATCCACATCGTGGCCACTTTCTTCATCCTTGGTGTGGTGCTGATGCTCGCCATCTTTGTACCTGACATCAGAAATGTGTTCGGAGTAGTGGGTATGTGGTGTTTTTGAGATATACATATGGACTGCTTGTTAATAAGTCCTATAATTAAACTTTCTCTATTTTACATCACGTTTTTACTATTTGAATGTTCTTAACTGTTTGTAACTGCAGCAGACGATAAAAGCTGCTGAGATCTCAGCAAAGACGTCAATATTCCCACAATTATTGATCTTGGAGGCTAAAATCACAGTATCTGCTCATACTTGATTAATGGTGCAGTCCTGCTTAAACAGTTTATGAAGCCCCTCTctgtcgtctgtgtgtgtctaaggtttttcctctctcctcctcagggtcGACAACATCCAGCtgtctgttgtttattttccctGGAATCTTCTACCTGAGGATAAGCAGAGAGCCGCTCAGATCCTTTGACTCCATCGGGGTAAAAACACACTCAGAATAAACCTTAATTACTACGAGGCCGAGCCACTTTGGATATTCATTGTTCAGTTTAAATCCTTTCTGTTTaagagctgttgtgttttgtgctctttgtgtttccaggctTTAATGTTGATGGTGTTCGGCCTCATTGTGGGACTCACCAGCTTCTCAGTCATCGTCATTACGTGGGCACAGAGCTCCTAACCCCCACTCGCAAGCATAAGAgcaaagaaagggaaaaaaaacttgcCAAAGTATCCGATAACTGCATATCAGACAGATGCTTTTGTTTATTATACAGTAGACGAGAggttttttttaactcaaaaatACTGACCAAACGCAGTATATGTGATCCTAAACAGAAAGAGGACTTTTCATGTTCTACTCAGTTACTTTTTACAGGTCAAGACGTCTTTTCTAATTTCTGACCTTCAGattttatatgatttatttttttgcctgAAACAAAGATGGGTAACATTTACTCCAAGTTGCCTgctgtctctttttttgttttctctatgTGGATGATCATGCACCTTATCTGTACAATCTCTGTACATATATATGAAAAATGTTGTGTGAACCATAAATGTGTCATCTCATTTATGGTTCACATCTCTCTTTACCTGATTTATGGCTACGTCCGTTTATTTTAGTCactttattgttattttcagcTCTTAagcgtttttatttttttaatccgtGGATTGATTTGccactcacactaacacaccttCAGATCTCAGGGTTAAATGGTTCTGCTGCTACTTTCTATGCTCCAATAAATTACTTTGTTTGGACCAGTTAATTATTATATACACTCCATGTGGTTATAATGTAAAATCATGTCATTCTTCATATTCGGGGCCTGTAATAAAAGGGAAATTGTTTATTCACTGATATGTCAGTTTTCTCATTTAACCACTAAAAGACGTCTTTATCAGTGTTGTGGAAAACCCACCGGTCTATCATGTCACATTCATGGccgtgtgtgtgattgacaggcGCAGTATTGACATTGAGACCCACTCCTCagtgttgtgatgtgtgttcAGCCTGTAGCTAATGAAAGCCACATGCTCGGTCCGTTTCCAATCATGATGCTGTTTAGATTGTCTTCATGCTGCCTCTGGAACCTGTGTCCACCCAACTGCTGCTTTTAATCTAAGGAATCAGACGCCCCTTAGGGGAGGTTCCCCCAGTTCAGGAAATATCCCCGGCCTCAATCCACTGCTCCAGAAGACACTCCTGTGATTATAATAAGTGCACCACAACTATACTTCAACACTGAATATGTAAAGTGAGTGGGTTCAGTCAATGTTGGAGAAAGGACTCGGATCCTTAACTTGTATACCAATATATCAATCTAAAAATACTTAATTACAGATCTTGCAGTCAAACATATACTTAAGTTAAAGTGCACACGTATTATCTACAGAATGTTTTTAGTGTGATTGATACATATATTTCCATTATACATATTATTGGGCAGTTAATACTGATGCATCTGTTGTCAAAGTGTGGTAAGTTTTTCTGATCTACTATTTCAGTCGTTCAGTGGTTTCCCCTCCAGGCCAAACTCCTGAAGGGTCAGGGGATGATTAATGGGCTAGAAATAAGGAACAAAgttctgcaacacaaacacacacacactaacattaGACTGCCATTGACTTCCTGGACAATTATCTAAACCTTATCCATAGTTTCTACTTGCTTATAACACTAATCCCCAATTTAAACCTAAAGCCAAACTTAGCCTTATTTTAAAACACGTCTTCATCTTAAAACGTTATGGTTTAAGTTATGGGGACATGTTTTTTGTCCCCATTAGGAGGACAAGTCCCCATGATATGACTGTGTGAACAAATGTAGGTCCCAACAACATGAGTTTACCATACTGGTTTAACAATGCCTTGGAGTTAATACTGTTTCCATACAGTATGTTTTCATGTAGAAACCTGAAAGTTACTATGCGTTCCAGCAGCCACCATCAGCTGGCTGTCTGTTACCAGTAAAATAACCTCTGAAGCTCCCATACACACGTTCTCCTGAGCTAATTCCTTATGTAGCACAAGATCACCACCTGGTGTCAGGTTGTGTTCACAGCAGCCCCTGTGTTCCTCATTTCATAGACATTCCTCTTTGGGTTTATTAAAGCCTAACTAGGAGGAGATAACCAGATGCTCCCCTTTTCTCCCACTTTTATCATGTGTTGGAAAAATGCACGTTaacacagagcagagctgaTCTTCTGGAGGTCCAACTGAGGTATGGGTCCTCTGCTCGGGGTgggagtgtttttgtttagttaaaCTCACTCACACCCCGGGCCCACGTCCAGCAGTATGACAACACCATCTCCCAGGGTTAAAGGATGGAAGGAGGCGGAGGAGCGCTGGTGGGCTGAAATTAAAACCCTGCTGGCTGCCTCCGCTCTTGTATCGTTTTAAGAGGTGTTGGCTGTGTTCTTTGaaaattattttctgttgatGGAAATGAGGAGTTTTGAGTAACAGCTGGGTCTGATCTGAATGTCCACACTTTGACCCTTGACACATTTTCctactttattattaatattttctatAGGTGCTGCCTTCTAGGATTAGATCAGTTGTGGGTACGTGTACCATGGAGAACTTCTGCAGCTGCAAGGGGTTAAAAATCGAATCCAACTAAACTGAAATTCAACTAAAACGGGATTTGTCGTGATTTTATTCGACATGTATCCAAATATTTGTGTAAAGAGGAGGTACAGCTGATAATGAAATGGTTTTCATGGTCTTGTGCAACTAGCACAGCACTCAGGAGACTGCATACCTCCGGCAAACAATCATTCGCTTGAGTTTTCAAAGAAGTGGTCAGGTGgcttaaattatttatttgccttAAAATATAGTTAAATAAAGTGCCAGAAAAATGAATGGATCCCCCTCTTAGTCTGGAAATTCATCAAACTTTCCAGGCCTTTACCAGGTTTAGTAGAAAAGTAGAAAagttctgtagtttttccataatcctgctgacaaataaaccaacaagcAGACAGAGGTGAACTGCTTCTAGTTGAAGGAAATGGGCTGTGAGTTTTATGTTTCAGGCTGAATACTGGAATCACAAGAGGAGAAGtgcagaagaaaaaactaataatGCTTCAAATAATGTTCCTGCAGTCACTTTGTCCGCCTGACTCATCATCCTGATGCAGATGCAGCCAGCAAACCAATCATCACATCTTCATACTTCAACCCAAACAGTTTAATTTCCCATTTTTAAATAGAAAGGCAGGATTAGGCCACAGTTGTAGGAGAGTCGGTGCTTGCATAAAATCTCTCCCATTAGAAATGTTGCTCGTCTTTGATGGCATCAAGTccgataaaaaataaatccacaattttgcatttgtttgtccaATTCTATCTTTTGAAATCTAAGAACATTTTCTATTGAGCCCCTCGTTGAAATGAATGACTAAAACCTGAAGCTAGCTAAAAGTCAAATAATGGTTCTGATATAAGCCCTGATATTGCTACATTATAAAGTAGGCAGTTAGACAGTTGAAAATAGTGgtagaaaaattaaataatacatttattgagTGTAATGAATAAACAATAAGGTGTAACAGTTGAAACAGATGTGTAGGTTTAGTCGCCCGGTGACGACCTCCATGTCGTAGTAGTACAAGTGCAAACGTGACCTGTCTATACAATTCAACAGTGTGGAATAAAAGGCAGTAAattgtaaatggtctgtatttttaaagcacttttctagtcttgatgaccactcaaagcactttacagtacattttcgctattcatccattcacacacacattcatacatgttCTACGTGCAGTATTTTCTCATTATACATTTCTCAGATACTGtcagcacagccatcaggggccatttggggttAATTATCCAAGGACTCTGGGGCACGTACAATGGGG
Proteins encoded in this window:
- the slc38a6 gene encoding probable sodium-coupled neutral amino acid transporter 6 (The sequence of the model RefSeq protein was modified relative to this genomic sequence to represent the inferred CDS: added 205 bases not found in genome assembly), with the protein product MSVNGDFGVDEYRERVTGDRRDEETAPLLSNGSVQPRVKGASFVSSVFNLMNAIMGSGILGLAYAMASTGIVGFCILLVLVSSLAAYSIHLLLKLCDQTGINSYEDLGRRALRKPGKVLVGVAILIQNIGAMSSYLFILKSELPAAISIFLSPDSTGNAWYEDGRLLLILVTICVVLPLSILPRIGFLGYTSSIAFFFMLYFTVVIVVKKWSIPCPLPHNLTTLSGAFQVSNSTDPECTPKLFVISSESAYAIPTMAFSFLCHTAILPIYCELDRPSKVRMQNVTNVSISLSFLVYLISALFGYLTFYAQVNSELLLGYDMYLPRDIMVMTVRIAILLSVLLTVPLIHFPARKALILLLCGGRPFSWLIHIVATFFILGVVLMLAIFVPDIRNVFGVVGSTTSSCLLFIFPGIFYLRISREPLRSFDSIGALMLMVFGLIVGLTSFSVIVITWAQSS